GATGGAGATCAGCCTACTTGAATGAGGTAATGGCTTTTGGCATGGGCCCGGAAGACCTGGGAGGCTATTTTAAGCAACAGTTCAGATGGGCGCTTGGCACTGTTGGGCTTCTTTCCCAGGTTATTAAGCTTTTTGTGCGAAATCCCAAAAAAATGACTACGGTCAAGTGGTGGGAATATTTACTGTCAAGCACACATTATTTTATCGGCCCGGTTTTTCTTATTCTGGTCAGTTGTCCTGTTTTTTATCTGTTTTTTAATGTCCCTAGCTATTTTGCAAGACCGGAAATGTACATTCTCATTTTTACCCCATATATAATTATAACCGTCTTCTCATTCTTCTGGACACTTAAAAAAAGAAACTACCGGGCAAAAGATATTTTTACCGGGCAGCTTCTGATGGCCATCACGTTTCCCGTTTATATAAAAGCTTCAATACTTGCGCTGCTTGGGGTGCGGGGGACTTTCGTTACCACTCCCAAAGGCGAAAGCGCAGCCCTTCCATTGAAAGATATATGGGTACAGGTTTTTATCTGGGCTTTGAGTTTTGCAGCAATAATATGGGGGCTAAACAGATTGTATTATGAAAGATACCCAGCGGGGGCGCTGATAGTAAACATGCTGTGGTGCCTTTATCATTTCCTCATCCTTTCTTCAATATTTTATTTCAATAAGTCAAACGGGAGTAAAGATATATGAAAAAACCGGTTTTGGGGAAAATGATTACACTGTTAGTAATCGTTATTTTGTTTGCCACATATTGTAATGCTGCATCAGACATAAAAGATACGCGTCCCTTATGGGGTGTTGCAGTCGAAGGGCTCAATATTAATGAAAATCAATTAAAAGATTTTGAAACAGAAACCGGCGCAAAGCCAAAAATAGTAGTATTTTATATCCAGTGGCCCTTTTCATATCTTCAGGAGGAGGTTTTTTTGCCTGATGATAGTATTGAGGCAATCAAGCGCTATGGAGCTGTTCCCTGTATAACATGGGAACCCATGTACATCCTTAATGGCAAGGAATTCATGATTTCCTCAAATTCTATTCTGTCCGGAAAATACGATGCCTATATTGATTCTTTTGCAGCCTCAATAGGTAAATTGGACATACCGGTTATGGTCCGGTTTGCTCATGAAATGAATATCAACAGATACCACTGGGGAACGGATAAAAATGGATATGGGCCTGACAGTCCAAAGATCTATCGTAAAATGTTTGGATATGTGGTATCCAGATTCAAAAAGGCAAATATAAAAAATGCCGTTTGGATATTTTGCCCAAACGCAGAATCTATACCCAACGAATCTTGTGACTCATCTGCCGTATGGAACCGTGCTGCAAACTATTACCCAGGAAATGATGTTGTAGATATTATCGGAATGGATGGATATAACTGGGGAACAGCCTGTACACAAAAACAGCAGGGATGGTGCAGTTCATGGAAGTCATTTCATGACATTTTTAAAAATTTATTCGAAGAATTAAAAATCATTGCCCCGGGAAAACCGGTTGTTGTATTTGAGACTGCAAGCGTATCCGATGGCGGAGATAAAACACAATGGATCAGCAATGCCTTGGATACCGCACGACAATGGGGAATAACCGGAATTGTATGGTTTCAGATTAAAAAGAAAATGGACTGGCGTATCAATGCTCATCATGATAAGAAGCGGGCAATTATTATACATGACAAAACATCGTATTCTCAAGAATTTTTAAGGAGTCCGGCAAGGTGAAAAAAGAGGAACTTATCAACCATGTCAAAGAAAGCATCAAACGGGAGGAAAGTGCAACCAGTATTTATCTGGAGCATCTTAAAGCAATAATAACAAGAAGCAACATTGCTCAATCCGACATTGAAAAAGCAACCAGCACAATAAAATATCTGATTAATTCAAACAGGGTACATAAAAAGCAATTGGAAAATTTGCTGAAAAAAATTCAAGAGGAATCCTGCGATGTTTTCTAAGGAAAATTATATCAATTATTTTAAACAAATACTTGCCCTGGAACAGGAAATGGAAGGTGCTTTTCGGTTTATCCAAGACAATGTCAGCAATCATGAATACCGGAAAATATTTAATCGACTTGCCGATGAAGAGCGTTTCCATCAGAAAAAAGTCGAAGAAATTATTAACCTTTTTACAAAGTGATGAATCAATTCGTATCAGTATCATACGAATATATATAACCGGAGGGTAAAATGGTAAGAGTTGGAATTGTAGGTGCAACGGGATATGCAGGTGCCGAACTTGTTCGTATACTTTCGGGACATCCGAAGGCAAAGATAACAGTTATTACTTCAAGACAATATGCCGGGACAAGATTTGACAGGGTGTTTCCTTCTATGGCAGGCCATG
This window of the Pseudomonadota bacterium genome carries:
- a CDS encoding endoglucanase, whose amino-acid sequence is MKKPVLGKMITLLVIVILFATYCNAASDIKDTRPLWGVAVEGLNINENQLKDFETETGAKPKIVVFYIQWPFSYLQEEVFLPDDSIEAIKRYGAVPCITWEPMYILNGKEFMISSNSILSGKYDAYIDSFAASIGKLDIPVMVRFAHEMNINRYHWGTDKNGYGPDSPKIYRKMFGYVVSRFKKANIKNAVWIFCPNAESIPNESCDSSAVWNRAANYYPGNDVVDIIGMDGYNWGTACTQKQQGWCSSWKSFHDIFKNLFEELKIIAPGKPVVVFETASVSDGGDKTQWISNALDTARQWGITGIVWFQIKKKMDWRINAHHDKKRAIIIHDKTSYSQEFLRSPAR